A segment of the Lampris incognitus isolate fLamInc1 chromosome 19, fLamInc1.hap2, whole genome shotgun sequence genome:
AGAAGCTTAGTTGAAAAACTCCATAATTTTGATTATGCGCCATGATTTTGGATACCATTAATTAAAGACGTTTTGAGACATATGAGGTTTGGATTTCACCATCTGTGCACCTGAATAATTTTTTTCCCTCAAATGCTTAAATGCAATCCTCAAATGATAATTTACATTCTCAAAACCCACTCCACTAACTCGTTTGCCCATAAAATTATAAAATATCTGATTTCTTTCGCACGAAGTGCAATTGTAAAGCACATTTTTGCAACTCTGCAAACACGAGCTCAAGTTCAACATTATTATTGTGTAtaggaatacaatgaaattcttatgctttggctctctctgccttcacacaaaggacacaaggacaaaggacacaaaggcacaccatccctacaccagatCTACATAGACTATGAacacagaattcatacattatatacacgaCACAGAAAAGAAACctgtaacacaacaatgtaaggtgcatcagctgttcagcaacctaactgcctgtggaaagaaactattactgagacggggggtgtgtgatttgatgctccggtaatgtTTATTAGCTCGAAGTAGCGAGATCAGAACATgagtggggtggctggtgtccttaatgatgttttgagcTTTCCTTTcacagcgagtggtgtaaatattaggaAGTTGTAATAACgccatgccagtgatttttgctgatgtctttacagtcctttgaagcagtctgcagtcctgagcagtcaggttgccaaaccacactgtcatacagcctgtcaacacactccgcatggtactgccataaaaaTTCACAagcgttttggtactcataccaaatttCTTGAGATGCctaagaaaatacagtctctgctgtaccttcttcaggatgcaattggtgttgagagaccatgtgaaggTGTCTGTGATTTGaccaagaaatctaaaactgtccacaatttcaacagatgaccatTCATGGAAATAAGAATGTGATTTTCTCcgctctttctaaagtcaacaatgatttcttttgtcttattgacattcagagagaggttgttatcatggcaccatatggcaacatatggttaaatctttcaCTCCCCtgctataggccctctcatcactgtcgcttattagtACAATCACTGttgtgtcatctgtgaatttaatgatgctgtttgaTGCTGTTGTTGTAATATTTAGCAGCACAGCCATGTGTAGACACACTACATTAGGGGACTGAGACAACAGCCCTGAGGCGCGCCGGTCCTAAAAACTAAtatggatgagtatgttttacctattctcacagtctggggcctgcctgtcaggaaatcaaatagccaattgcagataccagtttggatggtaaaaTCATATTAAAAGTAGGGCTTTAATCACTAAATAACGTTCTGACATAGGCATTTTACTTTTCAAgttgtactaaagcagtatgcagagaaAGTGAGATAGTGTCATCTACAGATCTATTGGAACAATAGGtgaactgtaatgggtcaagggtagctagaatgttacattttatatatgatatcaccagtctttccaggcacttcataataacagaggtcaaagcaacaggttggTAGTCATTAAGACAAGATGGATTTTTCTTGGGTACTGGCACAATGGTGGGTTTCTTAAAACatagtggaaccacacacaatgacagggacaggttaaaaatgtcagtaaagggtgtccgggtagcgtagcagtctattccattgcctaccaacatggggatcccggtttgaatccccgtgttgccgctGGCctcatcgggcatccctacaaacacaattggctgtgtctgcgggtgggaagccagttgtgggtatgtgttctggtcgcttcactagtgcctcctctggtcggtcggggtgcctgtttgggggggagggggaactggggggaatagcatgatcctcccacatgctacatccccctggcaaaacttctcactgtcaggtaaaaagaagtggctggcgactccacgcgtattggaggaggtatgtggtagtctgcagccctccccggatcagcagaggggttggagcagtgactgggaaggcgcggaagactggggtaattgaccggatacaattggggagaaaaggggcgggggggggggttaaaaaaagtcagtaaaaacctgagatggCTGAGTGTAACATGCCCTGAGGACACAGTAAgggatgctgtctgggccagcagctttacgagcctAAACCCTTTTAAAAAATGTTACTCACACCAGCCTCTCACCTGTAGATTGACTTCATCgagtgggcactgtgctgctgtcactggttccaagttgtgagcttcgaagcaggcataaaagttgttaagctcatccgggagagaggcagaggtgttgatagccacactgggttAGATTTATAGTCTGTAATTGCCTACTGCCCCCTCCacatgcgctgcgagtcacagtcactgtagtcattttccagtttgtccctatattgtcttttagcagttttgatggctctccttaagtcatacctggattttttaTAGAATCCCTTGTCCcccgatttaaaagcagtggtataATACCTCAACTTTAGGCGAATCtcgctgttaatccagggcttctggttggggtaggagtGAATAGACCGTgactgggatacagttatccatACAGAACATAGCCAGTGACCAAtttcagcatactcatccaaactcaaggctgaatcagaatcggaatacttAATTAATCCCTGagaggaaattgggtcctattacacatgctctagtaaagaaaaaataacaagatacaagataacaagaaaatagaagtAAATAGAAATAGATGATACAATAagaaatacaaataataataaaatatgtaaacatatgtgcaccatgctccagcatatatCACCCTACCTATACTGAATCCTTAACTGAATCCTTaaagattgaccagtctgttgattcaaaacatccctgaagtttaGATTTGTGTTCTGTAGCCCAGCACTGTACTATCCTCACAGTGGGATGTGtgcacttcactttctgcttgtaggcaggaagcaagagcactgacaggtggtcACATATCATAAAGTGAGCTCATGGGATAtacctgtaagctgccttgaccCTGAAGTAACAGTGGTCAAGAGTCTTATTGCCTCTGGTTTAGTAGGTGACATGTTGGTAACattttggtagcacagatttcaggttagAGTGGTTAAAGTCCCCCGCCACAATCGAAATGGCTTCAGGGTGCAAGTTCatcctgcctgctaatggctccatacGGTTTGTCCAGCGCCACTGTGGACACAGCTTGCGGTGGTATATAGATAACAGTTAACAACACTCAGAGGAATTCCCTTGGGAGACAGAAGGGTCTGCAACTTATGTTGTCCCAACATTGGCGAACAGGACCGAGAGACTAGTTCCATGTCAGTGTATcatgaattgttaacaaagaagCATAGACCTTTACCTTGCCATTAGTCGTCACAGAACAGTCAATGTGACACACTGAAAAGCCCTCCGGTTGTAtagccctatcaggtgtattaAGGCCCAGTCAAGTCTCTGTAAAACAGAACACAAAACAGTCCTTCAGGTCTTTTTTCAGAGCTTATTCGGCAATGAAGTTCATCCAGCTTGTTGTCGAGAGACTGGACGTTAGACAGCAGTAATCAGGCCAGGTAGGACACCATCGTAGCCTCACCAGGGCACCGCCTACTTTGCCTTGCCACTGGCAGCGCTGTCTGCAGCCATTACTCCATGgtggtacctgtttgttgtaggTAATCTCTCTTGACAAGTCCTGCggcttccagctgttgggaaTGTCTAATCTTATGTCCAGTAAAGTCTGGTGATTGTAGGTAATTTTGCAAGATGTGTTTTGTGTAACAAAAGCGACATAcaacatgaaaacaaacaaagaaagagTAGCTCGTAGCAAGTTGCCACAGTACGGCACCATCTTTGATCTCATCACATGATCTCCAACACAACTGtcatgctactactactttcggctgctcccgttagggggcgccacagcggatcatctgtttccatctcttcctgtcctctgcatcttcctctgtcacaccagccacctgcatgtcctccctaaccacatccataaaccgtctctttggtcttcctcttctcctcttccctgacagctccatcttcagcatccttctcccaatatacccagcatctctcctccacacatcatgtccaaaccatctcaatcttgcctctcttgctttgtctccaaaccgtccaacctgagctgtccctctaatataatcgttcttaatcctatccttcttcgtcactcccaatgaaaatcttagcatcttcaactctgccacctccagctccacctcctgtcttttcatcagtgccactgtcttcaaaccatataacatagctggtctcactactattttgtaaaccttccctttaactccaaCACAACTGTCATACAACCGACAAAAAACAATGAAGCAAATTTTGCTGATCAAAATGGAGGACATTTTTAGAGGAATTCTAATATTCTcaaatgcatgtatatatatatatatatatatatatatatatatatatatattttatagcaCAAATCCTtacatgcaaaataaaaaaaaactgtcaaTACACAAACATTGATAAGGCAGAGTTACAAAAAacaggcaatggtcaaaacattcactgggaagacaagaaaatAATGCTGGAACGCTCACACAGGGGTAAAGGCGAACTGGCAACATGAGGGAGCAAACTATCGCTTAAATACACAAATGGAGGAGACAATGACACAAGTGGAACACATTAGGGTGggattataacaggtgtctgaaattcagatttgaccagaaatgtaaagcgctttgagtggctgttgcagctagaaaagcgctatataaaatgcaacttgattgattgattgatgaaatGTTGTAGTGGAGACAAGAGAATGGATGATCTGTAACATAACACAGTCATGTGTTATATTTTCAGTGTTTTCTTTTACACTAGAATAGTTTAGAATACTGTAACAAATATTTCTGTAGGATTTTTGTATGCAAAAGAATCTTTGTTGACAGCAACTCTAGACACATTATTCTAGAGACTCGTGGCAGTAATTTGGTATTCATCAGGTCTAAGTTTGGTATAGATGGTAAATGAATATACATTCAGCGTTGACCATGTCATGCAGATGCTGATACTTAGCCTATTGCCTTTCTTTGTTTATGCAATGATAAAGACACATTTACATTTGGTGACATTGTTGTGCTCATTGTGCtcaatagtgataaaaccgaagtcctcctagtaggtactaaatctactttggctaaaactgataagtttttctctgactattgacagttctatagttcctccactgcctcaggttaagagtctggttgtcatcttggacagcacattatcttttgaagctcacatgaacaatgttactcggtctgcatacttccacctacgcaatattaatcgtctttgcCCATCACTTACGCATAACAGCACCGccgtactcattcacaccctggttacatcctgtattgactactgcaattctatcctctttggtcttcccctcaagtgtcttcataaacttcaactggtccagaattcagctgcccgaatcattaccagaactccctcCATAGATCATATCGCTCCTGTTCTTCAACAACTCCACTGCCTCcgtgttaaataccgtattgacttcaagatcctgcttctcatctttaaggcccttaataacctagctccttcatatctttttgAACTCCCTTCATATCTACACGCCCTCccgtactctcagatcctcttctgctctccaactcactacaccatcggcccgcttgagtaccatggggtctagagcctgcagtcattctgccccccgcctatggaactctctcccacaagacattcacaacattaactctctttcaaccttcaaatcccatctcaaaacgtaccttttcaactgtcatattcagtctgatccatgcttcaccgagttttgtgctgatgacgattttatacttatctgttgtattaactttttattgtctacccttgctttgttttgattttacgctgcttgttttttaactgtgctctgtaaggtgtccttgagtgctctgaaaggcgcccacaaataaaatgtattattatgattattattggcAAATCTATATAATTTTGAAACACTAGCATTCTGAATATTTTGGGGACTTCTGAAGGTGAAGTATAGTATTGCACTAAACACTTGACCTGTTGCCAGAGTTGCACTCACAGTTTTGAGATTGCAGACAGTTTTTAAAGAACTGCATTTAGTAATTAAGAAAAGCTGTAAAAATGGACTGACAAATCAGTCCACCTGAGGACTAACACCATCATAATGCCGTTCAATAGTGCCACTATGTGGAAGAATGATGCACACACAGCACATCCAACAACCTGAAATCGAACCCTACCAATGTAGAGTAATACCTGTTTATCAGGATAGTGGCACAGCAAGGGTTATTAAATATCACAACAAATTACTGCAtttatttgagtttaaatacttggggtcaactgtccaaagtaacggggagtgcggtagagaggtgaaaaagagagtgcaggcaggttggagtgggtggagaagtgtgtcaggagtgatttgcaacagaagggtatcagcaagagttaaagggaaagtttacaagatggttgtgagaccagctatgttatatggtttggagacagtggcactgacgaaaagacaggaggcggagctggaggtggcagagatgaagatgctaagattttcattgggagtgatgaagaaggacaggattaggaacgattatattagagggaccgctcaggttggacggtttggagagaaagcaagagaggcaagattgagatggcttggacatgtgtggaggagagatgctgagtatattgggagaaggatgctgaatatggagctgccagggaagaggagaagaggaaggccaaagaggaggtttatggatgtggtgagggaagacatgcaggtggctggtgtgacggaggaagacgcagaagacaggaagaaatggaaacggatgatccgctgtggcgacccctaacgggagcagccgaaagtagtagtagtagatttgtccATAATAATAGAAAAGGCTACCTAAAATATACCTGTGTGCACAAGTATTTGCAATCCATCAGCAGCCAGCAGTTCATTTCGGCTTGCTCTCATCAGCCTATGGTGACAACATTCAACAGTCTGTAAATCAAACTGGTAACATCCTGTATCTTTTTAGATCGTAAAGAGCTGACAAACAGCCAAAGTGCAGCTGAATACAAAGTCAGCAAATGTGAAGAGATGAGACAACATCTTGGTTTACATGGAATTATGTTTGCTAAACAATGAGGAAACTGTTTACCAGTAAAATGGTGGCTTACAAGTTTCTGAATTATAGATGGTGGGTTTAAAGCCGGGCCAAAAACAGTAATtagatttaacttttcatgtccAAAAACATTGAACATGAAACCTGGagcataataaaacattcagcaaaatgtttttatttgtaaatgactaatactgggtttttaatatatatatttatccaaAACGGTTCTCGGTTGTCTTAGGAACTCTGGGGGAGTGGCCTAGtcatcattaatattcatgagctgacctatAAATGACAAATACAATCAAGGGTTTGCAGGGTTTTATATTTTCATGTTTTGATCTGATTGGTTGTATGTAAATGGCTGTCTGATGACGTCATGAGTGTCAGAAAAGAAAGAtcagctgagagaagctgaaTTACGGGAACTCATTTAAAAAAGGGAAAAACATAAAAACTGAATTCTCtttatgtgtatatattttttccaTAGAAGGGGACAGTACAAAATACATGATGATTAAAGAAATTTTGGACCAACATTAAAAGGACTACTATCTTTAACTCCTCTGCCATAGCCCATATTCCTGTTGAAACAAGAGACTCGTTTTCATTAACCTTATTGCACGCATGTTAATATTATGACAATAAGTGAGGAGGTCAGGGGTCATTGTCAAGCTTAGGGAACTAGTGAAAGCTATTGATGGGGACTAACCTGTGAACCGCTGGTTACTGGACAAGTGCTATAACCAGAACAGATATCCAAATGTTCAGAAAGGTTCAGGCAATCATTGAGAATGATTGCCTGAACCTTTTGCATATATACAGATGCCATTAGGAAAGACACAAACAGGGCAGGGGCAGACAGAAAGCCAAGACTGACAGTAGTACAGGTCTACACAAACTATCTCTCGCAGGTCCACATAACTACTGCGCTAGCTTgccaacaaaataaaaacactatTTTAAAGTCTTAACTTTCACAATTTTTTTTCACCTACAGTATTTTCCTTTCGCTATTTTTTTCAcaacgtttttattgaaaattTACAATCAAAATATTCTAAATATGTATATAAGAAGTCAATGTTTATATTTACATAgggaaaaaaacaaccaaaattcaacatagaacaaaaaacaaaaacatgctgCTCTTTATGACTCATATTTAGAAGTGAGGGGAAAGATTTTTTTACAATATGTGAAGATAATGCAGGCAGATTGCAGGGTCAATAAAAAGAGATGATGACATTGATAAGAAGGTACTGTTGTTGTCTGACGTTCTCTCGGAAATGCTCTGCAGCTCGAAGCTGGGATCGAACTAAAACTTTTTCGTATGCAGATTATCTAAAAGGTCAGTTATGAGATTGTAAATGATAGTTACTAAAAGTAATCGTTAAGTCTTCCGACGTTGAGCAAAATGTTGGATATTTTTGTGGGTTTTATTTTGCCTCTGTCTTGGTCTTACATGGCTGCTCCCTTTCGTGTACTTTTACCCTCAGAAAATGATTGTGGGAAAGTGTGACCAGGGCCGCGTGGTGCTCATGTTTCTTGCGATGCTTGCCTTCTTAGCTGCATTTACTTTGAAAATAATGGCAGGAATCGGTGCCAGATCAGGTGAATATTGATCACAAATAAGCATATCAGTTAAAAGGCTGTGTACTCTACGTTCGAACGCACTGACAACTGCCTACTGTACTTGCTCATTCAGGTGTTTTCCAGCAGAGTACCGAGGATGTGACACTGAAGTATGCAACGCCAATATCCGTTGCTGGCTGGGCCCTGTTTGTATGGGATTTCATATATATTTGGGTCTTGGCCATGTTTACATACTTTTTAGTGGGACTCTGTAGAAGGTAGGCTCATGCACATCTTGATCCGCCTAAAGTCACAGTTGTGAAGATGATGGTTTTTGTTTAACTCTTTGATACCCATGTCACACTGGTAACTAGGGGTGGGACAAAATATCGATGCTGCAATGCATCACAATACTTCCTCGCGCGATGCGTAATCGATTCACCGGCGTCAGAGATCGATGTTTTTGTTAAAACATGCAAGCGTTTAAATGGATTCCCCCGCCTGTTACCATTTATCTTACCAAAGTCACTATTTCAAGACTCCTCGTGGTGGCGCTAATCAAATGAACGAGGGTAGAATACGTGAACGGAAGCAGGTGAACGGAAGAAGCATGCGTGCGACCCGTGTGTGAAGAAGCTAGCTCAAATGGCTGATAGCGGGAGGGAAAAGACAATCAGACGCAATTTTCGACTGCTGGTGACATAATCACCGCTCAGAGGAGTGTGCTCACTTCTGGGCATGTTGATCAGTTGCTGTTCCTGAAGAAGAACATGCAAGTTTAGTAACTGAAATGTGTCCACGTTTACATAAAACAAGTTTGTAAGCACCGAAATGTGTCCAGGTTTACATGAAGTAATGCAGCATAAAGTAATGCTGGTTATGCTTGGTATGCACTACAGCGTGTATTTTTGCATTCAtttgtttgttagtttgttttgTATGCTGTAAAGTACATAATTTGCacacttttgttttattttatttgtcattcTGTGAAACTGACACAGTGAGTGAATATGCagtgaataaatacataattcCTGTTTTGCCTTTTTAGTGGTATTTTTATTCAGTTACACAGATATCGTGATGTATCATAGATTAATTAAATCGCAATGCATCGAGAATCGCAGAATCGCTGTATCCTGATTTAATTGTAATTGTGGGCAAAGTATCGTGACAGTATTGTAATCGTGAGCTGAGCGTATTGTCCCACCCCTACTGGTAACTGTGTTGGTGTCTGACCGCCCCAAATCCTAGTCATCCAttcataataaaaaaataaaataaaaaaaagagtcgCTGGTGCTGTTCTGCCAGCACATAAATgatcaccaaaacaaaaaaaatatggtTGCACCTGAGTGTAAAGTCTTCTGTTTGCTTTAcaatgccttgcaaaagtattcaacccccttgaatacttttgcatcactaatttctggattataaaagatacccacacatctgttcctgaacaatattatttttgtgaacccgtaagctctaacagcatgttcccaaagccaaaataagttatgttttgctgactttgtgTAAATAAATGAAAAACTAAAATATACTGCTTACATAATTATTCAATCCCCATATATCAATACTTTGttgagtacccttttgctgcaataacagccccatgattctcttggggtaagtatgtacaagctttgcacattcttctggagtaactgTTGCCCATTCTTGgaagaatttgtacaggtcttgcaggttggtgggatggcgcctctggactgcgatttttaGTCTGTGCCATAGATTtccaatggggttgaggtccagactttgacttggccactccaaaacgttcacctttttgttgctgagccatgccgttgttgctttagccttgtgcttaggatcattttcctgctggaaggtgaaccttctcccaagcttcatttttatggcagactgcaaaaggttttcttccaatagttccctgtatttagctccatccagtCTTCCCTCCATCTGAATAAGGTtaccagtgcctgcagatgaaaagcaaccccataacattatgctgccaccaccatgcttcactgtagggagggtgttttttagggcatgagcagtgttaggtttgcaccacacataatGCTTTGAGTTTGGGGCAAAAAGCTAAActtttaggggcgtccgggtggcatggtgatctattccgttgcctaccaacatggggatcactgattcgaatccccgtgttatctccggcttggatgggcatccctacagacacaattggccatgtctgtgggtgggatgccggatgtcggttatgtgttctggtcactgcgctagcgcttcctctggttggtcagggcacctgttcagggaggacggggaactggggggggggggtagcgtaatcctcccatgcgctacgtccccctggtaaaactcctcactgtcaggtgaaaagaagcagctggtgactccacatgtatcgggggaggcatgtggttgtctgcagccctccccggatcggcagtggggtgaagcagcgactgggacagctcggaagagtggggtaattagccaagtacaaattagggagaaaaatcccccccccccccaaaaaaaagctcaactgtcatctcatctgaccacaaaacctttacccacatcctaactgcgtctctctcatgcttggtcgcaaactccaagcatgctttcctatgcatagttttgagcaacggtttctttcttgccaccctcccatccaagccagatttatggagagtccgtgatatggttgactcatgcacatttactccagtttaagCCACTGATGTCTGGAgcgccttcaaagtgattgcaggatcatctgtggctttcctcaccagcccatgtcttgcttggacacttagcatctgggtggtgtgatacagcttccactttctgacaatggatccaacagtgttctgtgggacatccaaacacttggatattgttttgtatccctttcccaccttctggattttaatcactttgtcgcttacttcagtattatgctcctgtcttcattttctgatggagttcacgcccagCTAATTAACTTTACACAGagagctttttatacccataaacgagaccaTTACTATAATATCTTACAGGTACACATTCATTATTTCCAaatgtgttaacctgagtttgttttaggaataatttataatttgtgtaaacttgaagctttcagagcacaaggggttgaatacttgtgcaaacactatattttagtttttaatgtattaataaaaagtcagtgaaacagcttattttggctttgggaacatgctgttagagcttatgggttcacaaaaattatattgttcaggaacagatgtgtgagtatctcttataatccagaaattagtgatgactgtcaagggggttgaatactttttcaAGGCACTGGGAAACTCCTACATGATAGCAACCATTAAAATAAGCAAATAAAGATACATTTATGATTTTGATATTCATGGATTGGCCGTTGTCTTCAATACgccacagaaagagagaaaaaaaagcacatttgtttgtgtgtgaccCTTCAGAATTGCAGCATAAATGATGACTTTTGTATTTACCCTTTCTGTTACATATTCAAGATTGAGAATTTGAAATGTGATATAACCAAATTATGGTGCATGCAGAGTTTGTTCTTTTCTCTGGCTTTCTCACCTCATCCTGTTGTATCACTGCATATTGTAATTCGCTCTGCCAGCTGCAATGTCAGTTTTCATTCACCATTCAGCTTTGTACCCTTTCTAGTCATTttcctctctgtaccttacaGATGGCTCTTCTGTAATAAAATGTCAGATTATTTCTCCCTGGACACTCCCTGCATTTGCTCGGGAGCGTCGTGCCTTTCAGTTTTGATAATATAATCCTTGCCCCACAGAAATGTTTATAAATGGATGTACACCACTCCTGCAGCCTTTCCCTATGGATTTCATGTCTCCTTGACCATCAACCTGTGTCTGAACATTgtctggctgtttctttttgacCGAGAGTGAGTACACAATTGTATTCTACGTTGGGGTCCACATGCATAAATGAGATATCATTTCTAATTGCCATGGCATGTTAGTATCtaatctctgtgtgtgtttgtgtttgtgtttatcaTAGGTTGTTGCTGTCAGCATTGATAATCTCAGCTTTAATGACCGTCAGCGACTACATGATTCTCTTTTTTTCCTGTCAAGGACTGAGAGTCTATGGTGGCTGGCTGAACAAATATCACACTGTAGACCTGTGGCTCATCAGAATATTGGTAATACTAATATTATATCTGGTTTCCTGGACACCATACAAGACTAGTCTCAGAGAAATTACTGTTTCG
Coding sequences within it:
- the LOC130130161 gene encoding uncharacterized protein LOC130130161, giving the protein MIVGKCDQGRVVLMFLAMLAFLAAFTLKIMAGIGARSGVFQQSTEDVTLKYATPISVAGWALFVWDFIYIWVLAMFTYFLVGLCRRNVYKWMYTTPAAFPYGFHVSLTINLCLNIVWLFLFDRELLLSALIISALMTVSDYMILFFSCQGLRVYGGWLNKYHTVDLWLIRILVQNGVAVFAAWETISTLLNLTIFLQHNTGVTRCDCSLLSLTLLLMELLAWFLLENFYLDEHMRYILTIYPVVILWFTGSVTNPSASTSQIYIFTVVILAVSCVLFVARISLVIWRHRKRPLHDNSVPSLSPVEIALTQRKLFM